One part of the Dioscorea cayenensis subsp. rotundata cultivar TDr96_F1 chromosome 2, TDr96_F1_v2_PseudoChromosome.rev07_lg8_w22 25.fasta, whole genome shotgun sequence genome encodes these proteins:
- the LOC120270397 gene encoding ABC transporter B family member 4-like — protein sequence MAVGTIAAMANGFSSPLMIFISGDLINAFGVANKDNVVHLVSKVIIKYVYLAIGSGVASFLEVSCWMVIGERQATRIRGLYLKTILRQDIAFFDNETKTGEVIGRMSRDTILIQEAIGEKVGKFMQLVTTFFGGFIIAFIRGWHLSLVLMSFVPLIVISGVIISIITSAMSTREQDAYVDAGNVVEQTIGAMRTVASFTGEKLAISKYNQFIKVAYKSTIRQWIISGVGGGVVWLIVFSTYSLAIWYGGKLILQKEYNGGTVINIVMAVLTSGMSLGQALPCVTAFGEGQAAAYKMFETIKRKPAIDAYDTNGMVLEDIKGVIDLKDVTFSYPSRPDHLIFDGFSLHVHSGKTMALVGESGSGKSTVFSLLERFYDPQGGEVLIDGVNLKNLNLKWIREKIGLVSQEPILFTMTIRENIAYGKEGATPEEIRTAVELANAANFIDNMHNGLDTMVGEHGTQLSGGQKQRIAIARSILKNPKILLLDEATSALDAESERIIQEALVKVLIDRTTIIVAHRLGTVKNADTIAVVYRGKLVEQGSHANLMSHPEGAYSQLIRLQENQKHDKEEPYKHSQNMVLSNDTVTPIVRSESHRSTRRSTSKGSKLISQNNNREDDFEKPLEKDNNGIRKQVSIKRLASLNKPEAPILALASIIGAINGLTMPMFGFLLSSAIQTFYEPPHELRKHSSLWALRFLAMGFLCLVVSPVVSFLFGMAGGKLVERIRSLSFERVVYQEISWFDEPSHSSGAICERLSADATTVSEIVGESLSQMVQILSMVIAGLVIAMIANWKLAFIVIALLPLICLQGYAKMKFSQGFSADAKYEEASQVANDAVGNIRTVASFCAETRVIKAYQNKCEGPLRNGVRQGIISGLGFGFSFAVLYVGYAICFYAGARFMHNGSATFDQVFKVFYALTMAASGVLQSSASGTKTNKAKDSAASIFEILDNKSKIDSSTNEGVTLAYVRGDIVFQHVSFKYPTRPEVQIFKDLCLTISFGKTVALVGESGSGKSTIIAMLERFYDPDSGMILLDGVKLQDLKISWLRQQMGLVSQEPVLFNDTIRANIAYGKQGQVSEEEIIAVAETANAHRFVSGLPQGYDTNVGERGAQLSGGQKQRIAIARAIIKDPKILLLDEATSALDAESEHVVQEALQRVMVGRTCIVVAHRLSTIKGADVIAVIKNGVIVEQGKHEELIELCNGAYASLVALHSTSSS from the exons ATGGCTGTTGGCACGATTGCCGCCATGGCCAATGGATTCTCCAGCCCCCTCATGATCTTCATCTCCGGAGATCTTATAAACGCCTTCGGAGTTGCTAATAAGGACAATGTGGTTCACTTGGTATCCAAG GTAATTATCAAATATGTCTATTTGGCTATTGGGTCTGGAGTTGCTTCATT tctagaGGTATCATGTTGGATGGTTATTGGAGAAAGGCAAGCAACAAGGATTCGCGGTTTGTACTTGAAAACTATACTAAGACAAGACATAGCATTCTTtgataatgaaacaaaaactGGAGAAGTGATTGGAAGAATGTCAAGGGACACAATTCTCATTCAAGAAGCTATTGGTGAGAAG GTAGGAAAGTTCATGCAGCTTGTGACCACATTTTTTGGAGGCTTCATAATAGCATTTATAAGAGGATGGCATCTCTCACTTGTCTTGATGTCTTTTGTTCCTCTTATTGTAATATCTGGTGTTATCATTTCAATAATTACGTCGGCAATGTCAACCAGGGAGCAAGATGCATATGTTGATGCAGGAAATGTTGTTGAACAAACAATTGGAGCAATGAGAACA GTTGCTTCATTTACTGGAGAGAAGCTAGCCATTTCAAAGTACAACCAGTTTATTAAAGTAGCATACAAATCTACAATTCGTCAATGGATTATTTCTGGCGTAGGAGGTGGTGTTGTATGGTTAATTGTCTTTAGCACCTACTCACTAGCAATATGGTATGGTGGTAAGCTGATTCTTCAAAAAGAATACAATGGCGGTACAGTTATTAACATCGTAATGGCAGTTTTGACAAGTGGAAT GTCACTTGGTCAGGCATTACCCTGTGTGACTGCATTTGGTGAAGGGCAAGCTGCAGCATATAAAATGTTTGAGACAATTAAGAGAAAACCTGCAATTGATGCTTATGATACAAATGGTATGGTGTTGGAAGATATAAAGGGTGTTATTGATCTGAAAGATGTAACTTTTagctacccatcaaggccagaCCATCTTATATTTGATGGGTTCTCACTGCATGTACATAGTGGCAAAACTATGGCTCTAGTTGGGGAGAGTGGTAGTGGGAAATCCACTGTGTTTAGTTTGTTAGAGAGGTTTTATGATCCACAGGGTGGTGAAGTCCTAATTGATGGTGTAAACCTGAAGAACTTGAATCTCAAATGGATTAGAGAAAAGATTGGACTTGTAAGCCAGGAGCCCATTTTATTTACAATGACAATCAGAGAAAATATTGCATATGGAAAGGAAGGCGCAACCCCTGAGGAAATCAGGACAGCAGTTGAGCTTGCTAATGCTGCAAATTTCATTGACAATATGCACAAT GGTCTGGACACCATGGTTGGTGAGCATGGAACACAGCTTTCTGGTGGGCAAAAACAGAGGATTGCGATTGCTAGATCAATCTTgaaaaacccaaaaatcttGTTACTGGATGAAGCTACTAGTGCGCTAGATGCAGAATCAGAGCGAATAATTCAAGAAGCATTGGTCAAGGTCTTGATAGATCGAACCACCATTATTGTAGCTCACCGGCTGGGTACAGTGAAAAATGCTGATACAATAGCAGTTGTTTACCGAGGAAAACTAGTAGAACAAG GTTCACATGCAAATTTGATGAGCCATCCTGAAGGAGCCTATTCCCAGCTTATTAGATTGCAAGAAAATCAAAAACATGATAAGGAAGAACCCTATAAACATTCACAAAATATGGTTTTAAGTAATGATACAGTAACACCCATAGTCAGATCAGAGAGCCATAGATCTACAAGGAGGTCAACAAGTAAAGGCTCCAAGTTAATATCTCAGAATAACAATAGAGAAGATGATTTTGAAAAACCTCTAGAAAAAGATAACAATGGGATTCGCAAACAAGTCTCAATCAAACGGCTGGCATCTCTGAACAAGCCAGAGGCACCAATTCTTGCACTGGCATCTATTATAGGTGCCATTAATGGACTGACAATGCCAATGTTTGGGTTCTTGTTATCAAGCGCCATACAGACATTCTATGAACCTCCACATGAGCTTCGGAAGCATTCTAGTCTTTGGGCATTAAGGTTTTTGGCCATGGGATTTCTATGTTTGGTGGTATCACCTGTGGTAAGCTTCCTCTTTGGCATGGCTGGTGGAAAGCTGGTTGAGCGGATCCGTTCTCTTTCATTTGAGAGGGTGGTGTACCAAGAGATTAGTTGGTTTGATGAGCCCTCACATTCCAG TGGGGCCATATGTGAGAGGTTGTCTGCTGATGCTACAACAGTGAGTGAAATTGTGGGAGAAAGCTTATCACAAATGGTTCAAATCTTGTCTATGGTGATTGCTGGGCTTGTGATAGCAATGATTGCTAACTGGAAGTTGGCATTTATAGTTATAGCCTTGCTTCCTTTAATCTGTTTACAAGGGTACGCTAAGATGAAGTTTTCCCAGGGTTTCAGTGCAGATGCAAAG TATGAAGAAGCTAGTCAGGTGGCAAATGATGCAGTTGGAAACATTAGAACCGTAGCATCGTTTTGTGCTGAGACGAGAGTGATAAAAGCGTATCAGAATAAATGCGAAGGCCCCTTGAGAAATGGAGTTCGGCAAGGGATCATTAGCGGGTTGGGGTTTGGCTTCTCATTCGCAGTGTTATACGTTGGTTACGCCATTTGCTTCTATGCTGGAGCTCGTTTCATGCATAATGGGAGCGCCACCTTCGACCAAGTCTTCAAA GTGTTTTACGCGTTAACAATGGCAGCTTCAGGTGTATTACAATCCAGCGCTTCCGGTACAAAAACCAACAAAGCTAAGGACTCAGCAGCTTCAATCTTTGAGATTCTTGACAACAAGTCCAAGATTGACTCTAGCACCAATGAGGGTGTCACATTGGCATATGTGCGAGGTGACATTGTGTTTCAGCATGTTAGTTTTAAGTACCCAACTAGACCTGAAGTTCAAATCTTCAAAGACCTTTGCTTGACTATTTCCTTTGGAAAG ACTGTTGCACTAGTTGGTGAGAGTGGCAGTGGGAAATCTACAATTATTGCCATGCTAGAGCGATTCTATGATCCAGATTCTGGCATGATCTTACTTGATGGAGTTAAACTTCAAGACCTAAAGATTAGTTGGTTAAGACAACAGATGGGGTTGGTGAGCCAAGAACCAGTGCTATTCAATGACACAATACGTGCAAACATTGCCTACGGCAAGCAAGGACAAGTATCTGAAGAGGAGATTATAGCGGTAGCTGAGACGGCCAATGCACACAGGTTCGTGTCTGGATTGCCTCAAGGGTATGACACCAATGTTGGCGAGAGAGGAGCTCAGTTGTCTGGTGGTCAGAAACAAAGGATTGCTATAGCAAGAGCCATTATTAAGGACCCCAAGATCTTATTGCTCGATGAGGCAACTAGTGCTTTAGATGCCGAGTCTGAGCATGTGGTTCAAGAAGCATTGCAGAGAGTCATGGTTGGGAGGACTTGTATTGTGGTGGCTCACCGGTTGTCAACAATTAAGGGAGCTGATGTCATTGCGGTCATTAAAAATGGAGTGATTGTTGAACAAGGGAAGCATGAGGAGCTTATAGAGTTGTGTAATGGAGCTTATGCATCCCTAGTGGCATTACATTCCACCTCCTCCTCTTAA